Proteins from a single region of Sesamum indicum cultivar Zhongzhi No. 13 linkage group LG5, S_indicum_v1.0, whole genome shotgun sequence:
- the LOC105162053 gene encoding uncharacterized protein LOC105162053: MEIEKSPAEIAKKLWNIVRIVLYMMRKSLAKTKIMLDLQMLLKRGKIASKAAIGNLMLHHHHHNYYSALTCRSNDVTTSFVSPREYEFSCSNSPAYGPSKRRNHVNRHHQPDHDLKVMHKVLDILNRYDVVEASPLPGFGRSPVGRQLRVTDSPFPLKDPEENQQVDRDCEEFINKFYKDLKNQKRIAALESPSPYHLWAR; encoded by the coding sequence ATGGAAATTGAGAAAAGCCCAGCAGAAATAGCCAAGAAACTGTGGAACATAGTGAGAATAGTGTTGTACATGATGAGGAAAAGCCTAGCAAAGACCAAAATCATGCTTGACCTCCAAATGCTTCTTAAGAGAGGCAAAATAGCAAGCAAGGCTGCCATAGGCAACCTCatgctccaccaccaccaccacaacTACTACTCCGCCCTCACTTGTCGATCCAACGACGTAACCACCTCCTTCGTCTCCCCCCGAGAGTACGAATTCAGCTGCAGCAACAGCCCCGCCTACGGCCCATCAAAGCGTAGAAACCACGTCAACCGCCACCACCAACCGGATCATGACCTCAAGGTAATGCACAAGGTGTTGGACATTTTGAACCGTTACGACGTCGTGGAGGCGTCCCCCCTGCCGGGGTTTGGACGTAGCCCGGTCGGGCGGCAGCTGAGGGTGACGGACTCACCGTTCCCCCTAAAGGATCCGGAGGAGAACCAGCAGGTGGATAGGGATTGTGAAGAGTTCATCAACAAGTTCTACAAGGATTTGAAGAATCAAAAGAGGATAGCTGCGCTGGAGTCCCCATCGCCATACCACTTATGGGCCAGATGA